In Blautia wexlerae DSM 19850, a single window of DNA contains:
- a CDS encoding sensor histidine kinase: protein MKLKTRIIVGFGMSILVPLLLFSATLYGLGHTKFAQQTKDSSEVVYDISVGESTHSQTQVRIIAKDLLFTATVILVFTALSIGLWIYRSIATPLVKLKKATQNIKEGNLDFVLEVDGDDEFSELCRDFEEMRKRLKESAEEKVLMDKENKELISNISHDLKTPITAVKGYVEGIMDGVADTPEKIDRYVKTIYNKTNEMDHLINELTFYSKIDTNRIPYTFSKLNVEDYFSDCAEEVGLELETRGIELVYANYVEDNVQVIADGEQIRRVIHNIISNAIKYMDKPKGIIQIRIKDVGDFIQVEIEDNGKGIAAKDLPSIFDRFYRTDVSRNSSKGGSGIGLSIVKKILEDHGGKVWATSRLGIGTIMYFVLRKYQEVPMK, encoded by the coding sequence ATGAAGTTAAAAACAAGGATTATAGTTGGATTCGGTATGAGTATTCTGGTTCCCCTGCTTTTATTTTCGGCAACTTTGTACGGATTAGGTCATACAAAGTTTGCACAGCAGACAAAGGATTCCTCGGAAGTGGTGTATGATATTTCAGTAGGGGAATCCACCCACAGCCAGACACAGGTAAGGATTATTGCAAAAGATCTGCTGTTTACTGCGACGGTAATATTAGTATTCACAGCTTTATCTATTGGATTATGGATTTACAGAAGTATTGCCACACCGCTGGTTAAATTAAAGAAAGCCACTCAGAATATCAAAGAGGGAAATCTTGATTTTGTTCTGGAAGTAGATGGTGACGATGAGTTTTCGGAACTTTGCCGGGATTTTGAGGAGATGAGAAAGCGGCTGAAGGAATCAGCAGAAGAGAAAGTTCTTATGGATAAAGAAAATAAAGAACTTATCAGCAATATTTCTCATGATCTTAAGACGCCGATCACAGCGGTAAAGGGATATGTAGAGGGGATTATGGACGGCGTAGCGGATACGCCGGAGAAAATAGACCGTTATGTGAAGACTATTTATAATAAGACGAATGAGATGGATCATCTGATCAATGAGCTGACTTTTTATTCAAAGATTGATACCAACAGAATTCCATATACTTTCAGTAAACTGAATGTAGAAGATTATTTCAGTGATTGCGCAGAAGAAGTAGGACTGGAACTGGAAACGAGAGGAATTGAACTGGTATATGCCAATTATGTTGAGGATAATGTGCAGGTGATCGCAGATGGAGAACAGATTCGGCGTGTTATTCATAACATTATCAGCAATGCTATCAAATATATGGATAAACCCAAAGGTATCATCCAGATTCGCATAAAGGATGTGGGAGATTTTATTCAGGTTGAAATTGAAGATAATGGAAAGGGAATTGCAGCAAAGGATCTGCCGTCTATTTTTGATCGTTTTTACAGAACAGACGTGTCGAGAAATTCATCCAAGGGAGGAAGCGGAATCGGTCTTTCCATTGTGAAAAAGATCCTGGAGGATCATGGAGGAAAGGTCTGGGCAACCAGCAGGCTTGGAATCGGCACAATCATGTATTTTGTACTTAGAAAGTATCAGGAGGTACCAATGAAATGA
- a CDS encoding response regulator transcription factor, with protein MSRILIIEDEEAIADLEKDYLELSGFEVEICNRGDTGLTRALNEEFDLIILDLMLPEVDGFDICRQVRQEKNTPIIMVSAKKDDIDKIRGLGLGADDYMTKPFSPSELVARVKAHMDRYNRLIGSNVRKNDIVEIRGIKIDKTARRVWVNGEEKTFTSKEYDLLTFLAENPNRVFTKEELFREIWDMESVGDIATVTVHIKKIREKIEFNTAKPQYIETIWGVGYRFKV; from the coding sequence ATGAGCAGAATTTTAATTATAGAAGATGAAGAGGCAATTGCAGATCTGGAGAAGGATTATCTGGAGCTTTCCGGATTTGAAGTTGAAATCTGCAACAGAGGAGACACCGGACTGACGCGTGCGCTGAATGAGGAGTTTGACCTGATTATTCTGGATCTGATGCTTCCGGAAGTGGATGGCTTTGATATCTGCAGGCAGGTAAGACAGGAAAAAAATACTCCTATCATCATGGTATCTGCAAAGAAAGATGACATAGATAAAATCAGAGGTCTGGGACTGGGGGCAGATGATTACATGACAAAACCATTCAGTCCAAGTGAACTGGTAGCCAGAGTCAAGGCACATATGGACAGATATAATCGTCTGATCGGTTCCAATGTACGCAAAAATGATATTGTGGAGATCCGCGGGATCAAGATTGATAAGACTGCACGCCGCGTATGGGTAAACGGAGAGGAGAAAACATTTACTTCCAAGGAATATGATCTGCTTACCTTCCTTGCAGAGAATCCGAACAGAGTGTTTACCAAGGAAGAGTTGTTCCGGGAAATCTGGGATATGGAATCTGTGGGAGATATTGCAACAGTCACTGTCCATATCAAGAAGATCCGGGAGAAAATTGAATTTAATACTGCAAAACCTCAGTATATTGAAACAATCTGGGGCGTAGGATACAGATTTAAAGTTTAA
- a CDS encoding aminotransferase class I/II-fold pyridoxal phosphate-dependent enzyme: MERLYKKLESYGQSDYYPFHMPGHKRNRASSADDFLFERDITEISGFDNLHHAEGILKEAQEYAAQIYGTKKCFFSVNGSTAALLAAVSASVNKGGKILVARNCHKAVYHALYLRELQPVYIYPHEDQRLGINGGISPERVERYLEENTDVQAFLLTSPTYDGVVSDIKTIAEVVHRHKIPLIVDEAHGAHLHYSKYFPVSAADLGADIVIQSFHKTLPSMTQTAVLHICSDMADVEKIKRFMGIYQTSSPSYILMASMDACMDKLRKDGQQMFREFTFNLEKARQRLSKCEKIKLIEGSMIEGSGIYDFDRSKLLFSTVGTSVNGHLLHQILRDRYHIEMEMAAEKYVLGIAAVGDTEEGFERLCTAIEEIDAEIQQTDESEESQYHTSHARMTQLMTISQAVDAQQRRYSLKESVGKVSAEFAYLYPPGIPIIVPGEQITGQFVRNVRRYMEQGLEVQGLSDTSAETICVAARNEIGQEEYSPAKE; this comes from the coding sequence ATGGAAAGATTATATAAAAAATTAGAAAGCTATGGGCAGTCTGACTATTATCCGTTTCACATGCCGGGGCATAAGAGAAACCGGGCATCTTCAGCAGATGATTTTCTTTTTGAGAGAGATATTACAGAGATTTCAGGATTTGACAATCTTCATCATGCGGAAGGAATTTTGAAAGAAGCACAGGAATATGCAGCTCAGATTTATGGGACAAAGAAATGTTTCTTCAGTGTAAATGGAAGTACGGCGGCTCTTCTGGCAGCAGTCAGTGCAAGTGTAAATAAAGGTGGGAAGATACTTGTCGCGAGGAACTGTCACAAGGCTGTTTACCATGCATTGTATTTACGTGAGCTTCAGCCGGTCTATATTTATCCACATGAAGATCAGAGACTGGGGATAAACGGAGGAATTTCTCCTGAACGTGTGGAAAGATATCTGGAAGAAAATACGGATGTGCAGGCTTTTCTGCTTACTTCGCCTACATATGACGGCGTTGTGTCTGATATAAAGACAATTGCAGAAGTTGTACACAGACATAAGATTCCTCTTATTGTGGATGAAGCACATGGTGCACATCTTCATTATTCTAAATATTTTCCGGTGTCTGCTGCTGATCTGGGAGCTGACATTGTAATACAGAGTTTCCATAAAACGCTGCCATCTATGACTCAGACGGCGGTGCTTCATATATGCAGTGATATGGCAGATGTGGAAAAGATAAAGAGATTTATGGGGATTTACCAGACCAGCAGTCCGTCGTATATTCTGATGGCGAGTATGGATGCATGTATGGATAAACTGAGAAAAGACGGGCAGCAAATGTTTCGCGAATTTACCTTCAATCTGGAGAAGGCCAGACAGCGTCTTTCAAAGTGTGAAAAAATAAAACTGATCGAAGGTTCTATGATCGAAGGCAGTGGAATCTATGATTTTGACAGATCCAAGCTGTTGTTCTCCACAGTCGGAACTTCTGTTAACGGACATCTTCTCCATCAGATACTTCGTGACAGATATCACATTGAAATGGAAATGGCGGCTGAGAAATATGTTCTTGGAATTGCAGCAGTGGGAGATACAGAAGAGGGGTTTGAGAGACTGTGTACTGCAATTGAAGAGATTGATGCAGAGATACAGCAAACAGATGAGTCGGAGGAATCGCAGTATCATACTTCTCATGCGAGAATGACACAGCTTATGACAATTTCTCAGGCAGTGGATGCGCAGCAAAGGCGATATTCTCTGAAAGAAAGTGTTGGCAAAGTCAGTGCAGAGTTTGCTTATCTGTATCCGCCCGGAATTCCGATTATTGTGCCGGGAGAGCAGATAACTGGACAATTTGTAAGAAATGTGAGAAGATACATGGAACAGGGGCTGGAAGTACAGGGACTCAGTGATACATCTGCTGAAACAATCTGCGTAGCTGCCCGAAATGAAATTGGACAGGAAGAATACAGTCCGGCAAAGGAATAA
- a CDS encoding guanylate kinase, with the protein MGKIFYIMGKSASGKDRIYSLLAAHKELNLKTLILYTTRPIRAGEQDGKNYYFVDDGKLEEFRKNGNLIEERAYHTVYGIWTYFTADDGQVNLADSDYLGIGTLESFKKMRKYYGEDAVCPVYVQVEDGERLSRALNREREQENPRYEEMCRRFIADQSDFSEENILNAGIEKRFQNINLDDCVKEIANYIKSVQ; encoded by the coding sequence ATGGGAAAGATTTTTTACATCATGGGAAAGAGTGCATCCGGAAAAGACAGAATCTATTCACTTCTGGCCGCACATAAAGAATTGAATTTGAAAACACTTATTCTGTATACAACCCGCCCGATCAGGGCAGGAGAGCAGGATGGAAAAAATTATTATTTTGTAGATGACGGAAAACTGGAAGAATTCAGAAAAAACGGAAATCTTATCGAGGAGAGAGCATATCATACGGTTTATGGGATATGGACTTATTTCACTGCAGATGATGGTCAGGTGAACCTTGCAGATTCCGATTATCTGGGAATCGGTACTCTGGAGTCATTTAAAAAGATGCGTAAATACTATGGGGAAGATGCAGTCTGTCCTGTTTATGTCCAGGTAGAAGATGGAGAAAGACTGAGTCGTGCTCTTAATAGAGAGAGAGAACAGGAAAATCCAAGATATGAGGAAATGTGTAGAAGATTTATTGCAGATCAGTCGGATTTTTCAGAGGAAAATATTCTGAACGCAGGGATAGAGAAACGTTTTCAGAATATAAATCTTGATGACTGTGTGAAAGAAATCGCAAATTATATAAAGTCTGTGCAATAG
- the holB gene encoding DNA polymerase III subunit delta': protein MMGFNNIIGHEEIIGHLKNAIESGKISHSYIFTGEPGSGKKLLAGTFAATLQCEAGGTEPCQKCDSCKKAMGKNHPDIIMVSHEKPGTITIDEIRDQVINDIDIRPYYSPYKIYIIADADLMTPQAQNALLKTIEEPPEYAVILLLTNNIGGLLPTIQSRCVRLDLKVVDDGLVKKYLMEHLHVPDYQAEIDASFAQGSIGRAKEAATSQEFAEMTQNALRILKYANTMEVYELSDAIKSLSEDKQNINDYLDIFQFWFRDVLMFKATQEIDNLVFKQEINFIREQAKQRSYENLENILDSIQKTKVRLKANVNFDLAFELLFLTIREK from the coding sequence ATGATGGGATTTAACAATATTATCGGACATGAAGAGATTATCGGACATTTAAAAAATGCAATAGAATCAGGAAAAATATCGCATTCTTATATTTTTACCGGCGAACCAGGTTCTGGTAAGAAGCTCCTTGCAGGGACTTTTGCGGCAACACTTCAGTGTGAGGCCGGAGGTACAGAACCCTGCCAGAAATGCGACTCCTGCAAAAAGGCGATGGGTAAGAATCATCCGGACATTATTATGGTCAGTCATGAGAAACCTGGAACGATCACAATTGACGAGATCAGGGATCAGGTGATCAATGATATAGATATCAGACCATATTACAGTCCTTACAAGATTTATATTATTGCAGATGCAGATCTTATGACACCACAGGCACAGAATGCTCTTCTTAAAACAATTGAAGAGCCGCCGGAATATGCAGTGATTCTTTTGCTGACTAATAATATCGGGGGACTGCTGCCGACTATTCAGTCAAGATGTGTTCGTCTTGATCTGAAGGTAGTGGATGACGGTCTTGTAAAGAAATATCTGATGGAGCATCTTCATGTTCCGGATTACCAGGCGGAGATTGACGCATCCTTTGCACAGGGCAGTATTGGAAGGGCAAAAGAAGCAGCTACTTCTCAGGAGTTTGCAGAGATGACTCAGAATGCACTGAGGATTCTTAAATATGCAAACACCATGGAAGTTTATGAACTGTCAGATGCGATTAAGAGTCTTTCTGAGGACAAACAGAATATCAACGATTATCTGGATATTTTCCAGTTCTGGTTCAGAGATGTCCTGATGTTTAAGGCAACACAGGAGATTGACAATCTGGTATTTAAACAGGAAATTAATTTTATCAGAGAACAGGCAAAGCAGCGTTCCTACGAGAATCTGGAGAACATTCTGGATTCTATTCAGAAGACAAAGGTACGTCTGAAAGCAAATGTTAATTTTGATCTGGCATTTGAATTGCTGTTCCTGACGATCAGGGAGAAATAG
- a CDS encoding PSP1 domain-containing protein — MTKVVGVRFRNVGKIYYFSPKDYEIKTGDHVIVETARGIEYGKVVLAPREVGEEDVVHPLKEVLRVATKEDDEREAQNRVREREAFKICQKKIREHGLEMKLIDAEYTFDNNKVLFYFTADGRIDFRQLVKDLAAIFKTRIELRQIGVRDETKILGGIGICGRCLCCHTYLSEFAPVSIKMAKEQNLSLNQTKISGVCGRLMCCLKNEQETYEELNKKLPGLGDTVTTPDGLTGTVHSVNVLRQRVKVIVEINDEKEIQEFPVDDLKFRPRKKKVKVSEKELKELGNLEDKKGDSKLND, encoded by the coding sequence ATGACAAAAGTAGTAGGCGTGAGATTTCGTAATGTAGGTAAGATTTATTATTTCAGTCCTAAAGATTATGAAATTAAAACAGGCGATCACGTGATCGTGGAGACAGCCCGGGGAATTGAATACGGGAAAGTCGTACTTGCACCAAGAGAAGTAGGTGAGGAAGATGTTGTTCACCCTCTCAAAGAAGTTCTTCGTGTGGCAACAAAGGAGGACGACGAGAGAGAGGCACAGAACAGAGTCAGAGAGAGAGAGGCATTTAAAATCTGTCAGAAGAAGATTCGTGAACATGGTCTGGAAATGAAACTGATAGATGCAGAGTATACATTTGATAATAATAAAGTGCTGTTTTATTTCACTGCTGACGGCAGAATTGATTTTCGCCAATTGGTAAAAGATCTGGCAGCAATTTTTAAAACGCGTATCGAACTTCGTCAGATTGGTGTTCGGGATGAGACAAAGATTCTGGGAGGAATCGGTATCTGCGGAAGATGTCTGTGCTGCCACACATATCTGTCTGAGTTTGCACCGGTATCCATAAAGATGGCAAAAGAGCAGAATCTGTCCCTTAACCAGACAAAGATTTCCGGTGTGTGCGGAAGACTGATGTGCTGCCTGAAGAACGAGCAGGAAACATATGAAGAGCTGAATAAAAAGCTTCCGGGACTGGGAGATACAGTTACAACTCCGGATGGGCTTACCGGAACTGTACACAGTGTAAACGTGCTTCGTCAACGTGTAAAGGTAATTGTAGAGATCAATGACGAGAAAGAAATTCAGGAATTTCCGGTAGATGACCTGAAATTCAGACCGAGAAAGAAGAAAGTCAAAGTCTCTGAAAAAGAATTAAAAGAACTTGGAAATCTGGAAGATAAAAAAGGAGATTCCAAATTAAATGACTGA
- a CDS encoding tRNA1(Val) (adenine(37)-N6)-methyltransferase → MTDQLVKDNERIDDLQNGYYVIQDPDKFCFGMDAVLLSGFAKVKKGETALDLGTGTGIIPILLKTKTNGKHFTGLEIQKECADMAGRSVRYNHLEDDVEIVRGDIKEAADIFGAASFDVVTSNPPYMIGQHGLRNPDMPKAIARHEVLCNLEDVVSQASKVLKERGRFYMVHRPFRLAEIMNVLTKYRLEPKKMQLVYPYIDREPNMVLIEALKGGNSRVTVEPPLIVYKEPGVYTENILKIYDMI, encoded by the coding sequence ATGACTGATCAGCTGGTAAAAGATAATGAACGTATAGATGATCTTCAGAACGGATATTATGTGATACAGGATCCGGATAAATTCTGTTTTGGGATGGATGCAGTTCTTCTTTCCGGCTTTGCAAAAGTAAAAAAGGGTGAGACTGCTCTGGATCTGGGAACAGGAACGGGAATTATCCCGATCCTGCTTAAAACCAAAACAAATGGGAAACACTTTACAGGTCTTGAGATTCAGAAAGAGTGTGCAGATATGGCCGGACGCAGTGTCAGATATAATCATCTGGAGGACGATGTTGAGATCGTACGGGGTGATATTAAGGAGGCTGCTGATATTTTTGGGGCAGCTTCTTTTGATGTAGTGACAAGTAATCCGCCTTATATGATCGGACAGCATGGGCTTCGCAATCCGGATATGCCAAAAGCAATTGCCAGACATGAAGTACTCTGTAATCTGGAGGATGTGGTGAGCCAGGCATCAAAGGTTCTGAAAGAACGTGGAAGATTTTATATGGTCCACAGACCGTTCAGACTGGCTGAGATTATGAATGTTCTCACAAAGTATCGTCTGGAACCGAAAAAGATGCAGCTTGTATATCCATACATAGACAGAGAACCAAACATGGTTCTGATCGAGGCATTAAAGGGAGGAAATTCCAGAGTTACAGTGGAACCTCCTCTGATCGTATATAAAGAGCCGGGAGTCTATACAGAAAATATACTGAAGATTTATGATATGATTTAA
- the rsmI gene encoding 16S rRNA (cytidine(1402)-2'-O)-methyltransferase — protein MSGKLYLCATPIGNLEDITLRVLRTLKEVDLIAAEDTRNSIKLLNHFDIKTPMTSYHEYNKIDKAYVLISKMQEGQNIALITDAGTPGISDPGEELAAMCYEAGIEVTSLPGPAACITALTLSGLPTRRFAFEAFLPADKKERKLILEELKNETRTIILYEAPHRLVRTLEELKETLGNRRMTLCRELTKRHETAFHTTIEELILYYQTEKPLGECVLVIEGRSRQEMEEEQKASWEKITIEEHMEIYENQGHSRKEAMKMVANDRGMTKRDVYQYLINKTEE, from the coding sequence ATGAGTGGTAAATTGTATTTATGTGCAACACCCATAGGAAATCTGGAGGATATTACACTCCGGGTACTTCGAACATTGAAAGAAGTGGATCTTATTGCAGCAGAGGATACCAGAAACAGTATTAAACTGCTGAACCATTTTGATATAAAAACACCTATGACCAGTTATCATGAGTACAACAAAATTGATAAGGCATATGTTCTGATCAGTAAAATGCAGGAAGGGCAGAATATTGCACTGATCACAGATGCGGGAACTCCGGGGATCTCAGATCCGGGAGAGGAGCTTGCGGCAATGTGTTATGAAGCGGGGATTGAAGTAACTTCTCTTCCGGGACCTGCTGCCTGTATCACTGCCCTGACTCTGTCCGGACTTCCAACCAGAAGATTCGCTTTTGAAGCATTTCTTCCGGCAGATAAAAAAGAAAGAAAACTGATTCTGGAAGAACTGAAGAATGAAACGAGAACTATCATTCTCTATGAGGCTCCTCACAGACTGGTAAGAACTCTGGAGGAATTGAAGGAAACTCTCGGAAATCGCAGAATGACTCTTTGCAGGGAACTGACGAAAAGACATGAGACTGCATTCCATACGACTATCGAGGAGCTGATCCTCTATTATCAGACAGAGAAGCCGCTTGGAGAGTGTGTGCTGGTGATTGAAGGCAGAAGCAGACAGGAGATGGAAGAGGAACAGAAGGCATCCTGGGAAAAAATTACCATAGAAGAACACATGGAAATCTATGAAAATCAGGGACATTCAAGAAAAGAAGCTATGAAAATGGTAGCAAATGACAGAGGAATGACGAAGAGAGATGTCTATCAGTACCTCATCAATAAAACCGAAGAATAA
- the gyrB gene encoding DNA topoisomerase (ATP-hydrolyzing) subunit B translates to MGGENTEYGADQIQILEGLEAVRKRPGMYIGSTSGRGLHHLVYEIVDNAVDEALAGFCTEIQVVINPDNSITVVDNGRGIPVGINHKAGIPAVEVVFTILHAGGKFGGGGYKVSGGLHGVGASVVNALSTWLEVRIYHEGKIYQQRYERGKTMYPLKVVGDCQPDKTGTTVVFLPDKEIFEETVYDYDILKQRLREMAFLTKGLKISLKDTREGMEREKVFHYEGGIREFVSYLNRSKEALYPEIIYCEGQQNGVSVEVAMQHNDSYTENCYGFVNNINTPEGGTHIVGFRNALTKTFNDYARKNKLLKDSEPNLSGDDIREGLTAIVSVKIENPQFEGQTKQKLGNSEARGAVDSVVSKQLEIFLEQNPTVAKTTVEKSVLAQRAREAARKARDLTRRKSALDNMSLPGKLADCSDKNPENCEIYIVEGDSAGGSAKTARNRVTQAILPLRGKILNVEKARLDKIYANAEIKAMITAFGTGIHEDFDISKLRYHKIIIMTDADVDGAHIATLLLTFLYRFMPELIKQGYVYLAQPPLYKVEKNKKVWYAYDDDELNQILTEIGRDGNNKIQRYKGLGEMDADQLWETTMDPEKRILLKVTMDEAATSEIDLTFTTLMGDKVEPRREFIEENARFVKNLDI, encoded by the coding sequence ATGGGCGGAGAAAATACAGAATACGGAGCGGATCAAATCCAGATTCTGGAAGGTTTGGAAGCCGTACGAAAGAGACCAGGTATGTATATCGGAAGTACATCCGGCAGAGGTCTTCATCATCTGGTTTATGAGATTGTAGATAACGCGGTTGATGAAGCACTGGCAGGATTTTGTACAGAGATTCAGGTAGTTATTAATCCGGACAACTCTATCACAGTTGTAGATAACGGACGTGGTATTCCGGTAGGAATCAATCATAAAGCAGGGATTCCTGCTGTAGAAGTAGTATTTACCATTCTTCATGCCGGCGGTAAATTTGGAGGCGGAGGGTACAAGGTATCCGGTGGTCTTCACGGAGTAGGTGCGTCTGTAGTAAATGCACTTTCCACATGGCTTGAAGTAAGGATCTATCATGAAGGTAAGATTTATCAGCAGAGATATGAACGCGGTAAAACTATGTATCCTCTGAAGGTTGTGGGAGACTGCCAACCGGATAAGACCGGAACAACAGTTGTCTTCCTTCCGGATAAAGAAATATTTGAGGAAACAGTATATGATTATGACATTCTGAAACAGCGTTTGAGAGAGATGGCATTCCTGACAAAGGGATTGAAGATTTCTCTTAAAGATACCAGAGAAGGAATGGAAAGAGAGAAAGTTTTCCATTATGAAGGTGGTATCCGTGAATTTGTAAGCTATCTGAACAGAAGCAAGGAAGCGCTTTACCCGGAAATCATTTACTGCGAAGGACAGCAGAACGGTGTGTCTGTAGAGGTTGCCATGCAGCACAATGATTCTTATACAGAGAACTGCTATGGATTTGTAAATAATATTAATACACCTGAGGGTGGTACTCATATTGTAGGTTTCAGAAATGCCCTGACAAAGACGTTCAATGATTATGCCAGAAAGAACAAGCTGCTTAAAGACAGTGAACCCAATTTGAGTGGCGATGATATCCGCGAAGGTCTGACTGCAATCGTCAGTGTTAAGATTGAGAATCCCCAGTTTGAAGGTCAGACAAAACAGAAGCTTGGAAACAGTGAAGCAAGAGGGGCTGTTGACAGCGTGGTGAGCAAGCAGCTTGAGATTTTCCTTGAGCAGAATCCAACAGTAGCGAAAACTACAGTAGAGAAATCAGTTCTTGCACAGAGAGCACGTGAGGCTGCACGTAAGGCTCGTGATCTGACCAGAAGAAAATCAGCACTTGATAATATGTCACTTCCTGGAAAGCTTGCAGACTGTTCAGATAAGAATCCTGAGAACTGTGAAATCTACATTGTAGAGGGAGATTCCGCCGGTGGCTCTGCAAAAACAGCCAGAAATCGTGTAACACAGGCTATCCTTCCACTGAGAGGTAAGATCCTGAATGTAGAGAAAGCACGTCTGGATAAGATTTATGCAAATGCAGAGATCAAAGCTATGATCACAGCTTTCGGAACAGGAATTCATGAAGATTTTGATATCAGTAAACTTCGTTATCATAAGATTATTATTATGACTGATGCCGATGTCGATGGTGCGCACATCGCAACCCTTCTGCTGACTTTCCTGTATCGTTTTATGCCTGAGCTTATCAAACAGGGATATGTGTATCTTGCACAGCCGCCATTATACAAGGTGGAGAAGAACAAGAAAGTATGGTATGCATACGACGATGATGAACTGAATCAGATTCTGACAGAAATCGGACGTGACGGAAATAACAAGATCCAGCGTTATAAAGGTCTTGGAGAGATGGATGCAGACCAGCTTTGGGAGACGACAATGGATCCTGAGAAACGAATCCTGCTTAAGGTTACCATGGATGAGGCTGCGACTTCTGAGATTGACCTTACATTTACTACACTGATGGGTGACAAGGTAGAGCCGAGACGTGAATTTATTGAAGAGAATGCAAGATTTGTAAAGAATCTGGATATCTGA